The following coding sequences are from one Microtus pennsylvanicus isolate mMicPen1 chromosome 1, mMicPen1.hap1, whole genome shotgun sequence window:
- the LOC142843641 gene encoding interferon-induced GTP-binding protein Mx1-like has protein sequence MSSSQKAHQKELTSASSHLEPQKYSDASNDSQAMDSVNNLCTQYEEKVRPCIDLIDSLRALGVEQDLALPAIAVIGDQSSGKSSVLEALSGVALPRGSGIVTRCPLVLKLRKSEPGEEWRGKVIYDDIEVELSDPSQVEEAINKGQNFIAGEGQKISDKLISLDVSSPNVPDLTLIDLPGITRVAVGNQPADIGRQIKTLIKTYIQKQETINLVVVPSNVDIATTEALSMAQEVDPDGDRTIGILTKPDLVDKGAEDKVVDVVRNLVFSLKKGYMIVKCRGQQDIQKRMTLAEALKMEQDFFKEHPHFSVLLEDGKATVPCLAERLTTELIAHICKSLPLLENQIKESYQIAVEELQKYGADIPEDDNERTFFLIDKINAFNKDITALVQAQETISEGESRLFTNLRNEFLKWNYYIEKHFENSSAEICSQIKVFESQYRGRELPGFVNYMTFENIVKKQIKVLEEPAVDMLHKVTDMVRKAFISVSSNNFGDFFNLFSAAKSKIEDIRLKQEKQAEALIRLHFQMEQIVYCQDQVYKGALEEVRENEAKKQNNKVLSQSIFQHNSQPPQKDLSVTEMTQHLNAYYQECGRSIGRQIPLIIQFFTLQTFGKEMEKAMLPLLQDKANCNRLLAERKATTEKRKFLKRRLSRLDQARHKLVKFS, from the exons ATGAGTTCTTCCCAGAAAGCCCATCAGAAAGAGCTGACTTCTGCATCCAGTCATCTGGAGCCACAGAAATATTCTGATGCTTCTAATgacagccaggcaatg GACTCTGTGAACAACCTCTGCACGCAGTATGAGGAGAAGGTGCGGCCCTGCATTGACCTCATCGACTCCCTGCGGGCCCTGGGCGTGGAGCAGGACCTGGCCCTGCCTGCCATAGCAGTCATTGGGGACCAGAGCTCAGGGAAAAGCTCTGTGCTGGAAGCACTGTCAGGAGTGGCCCTCCCCAGAGGCAGCG GTATCGTCACCAGGTGCCCACTGGTGCTGAAACTGAGGAAGTCGGAAccaggagaggagtggagaggcaAGGTCATCTATGACGACATCGAAGTGGAGCTCTCCGATCCCTCCCAGGTGGAAGAGGCCATCAACAAAG GCCAGAACTTTATTGCTGGGGAAGGGCAGAAAATCAGTGATAAACTCATTAGCCTGGATGTCAGCTCCCCAAATGTCCCAGACCTGACCCTGATTGACCTGCCTGGGATCACCAGGGTGGCTGTAGGCAACCAGCCTGCAGACATCGGACGGCAG ATCAAGACACTCATCAAGACGTACATCCAGAAACAGGAGACCATCAACCTGGTGGTGGTCCCCAGTAATGTGGACATCGCCACCACGGAGGCACTGAGCATGGCTCAGGAGGTGGACCCTGACGGGGACAGGACCATAG GGATCTTGACCAAGCCTGATCTGGTGGACAAAGGGGCTGAAGACAAGGTCGTTGATGTGGTGAGGAATCTCGTGTTCTCCCTGAAGAAGGGCTACATGATAGTCAAGTGCAGGGGTCAGCAGGACATCCAGAAGCGGATGACCCTGGCTGAGGCCCTGAAGATGGAGCAAGACTTCTTCAAGGAGCACCCACACTTCAG TGTTCTTCTGGAGGATGGGAAGGCCACAGTGCCCTGTCTGGCAGAGAGACTGACCACGGAGCTCATCGCACACATCTGT AAATCGCTGCCACTACTGGAAAATCAAATAAAGGAGAGTTATCAGATTGCAGTAGAGGAGCTGCAGAAGTACGGCGCAGATATACCAGAAGACGACAATGAGAGAACCTTCTTTCTAATTGAT AAAATTAATGCCTTCAATAAGGATATCACCGCTTTGGTACAAGCACAGGAAACCATATCAGAGGGAGAGAGTCGGCTGTTTACCAACCTGAGAAATGAATTTCTTAAATGGAATTATTATattgaaaaacattttgaaaaca GTTCTGCTGAGATATGCAGCCAGATCAAAGTTTTTGAAAGTCAGTATCGTGGCCGGGAGCTGCCAGGGTTTGTGAACTATATGACGTTTGAGAACATcgtcaaaaagcaaataaaagtcCTAGAGGAGCCAGCTGTGGACATGCTGCACAAGGTCACTG ACATGGTTCGAAAGGCCTTTATAAGTGTATCTTCAAACAATTTTGGTGACTTTTTTAACCTCTTCAGTGCTGCCAAG TCCAAAATTGAAGATATCAGATTAAAGCAAGAGAAACAAGCTGAAGCGCTGATCCGACTTCACTTCCAGATGGAGCAGATTGTCTACTGCCAGGACCAAGTTTACAAGGGAGCCTTGGAGGAGGTCCGAGAGAATGAAGCCAAGAAACAGAATAATAAAGTGTTAAGCCAAAGTATTTTTCAACATAATTCTCAACCTCCTCAAAAGGACTTGTCTGTCACTGAAATGACCCAGCACCTGAATGCCTACTACCAG GAGTGCGGGAGGAGCATTGGGAGACAGATCCCCCTGATCATCCAGTTCTTCACCCTACAGACATTtgggaaagagatggagaaagccaTGCTTCCGCTCTTACAGGACAAGGCTAACTGCAACAGGCTCCTGGCTGAGCGGAAGGCtaccacagagaagagaaagttccTGAAGAGGCGGCTCTCAAGGCTGGACCAGGCTCGGCACAAGCTTGTCAAATTCTCCTAA